From the Candidatus Eisenbacteria bacterium genome, the window TGCCTGGGCTTCTGGGGCATGCCTGCGAGCATTGGTCTTGGTGAGTCCACGCCAAGCACGACCCTCTGGAGTCAGCGCGCGCGCCGGTAGTGCATGGCGACCGCGCCGCTGCGGAGCGGCTTCGCCGAGACCAACTCGAGCCGTCGCGTGCTGGGCAGCCCGCTCTCGTACAGGGTCGGGCCGTGGCCGGCGATCCTGGGGTGGACGAGAAATTTGTACTCGTCGATCAGATCCAGCCGGTCGAGCTCGGTCGCGAGCTTGCCGCTTCCGAGGAGTACGCCGTCTGGGGTCGCGTCCTTGAGCTTCTGTACGCCCGTGCGCAGGTCGTCGGCGATGTGGTGGCTGTTGGTCCACGGGAAGTCCTTTCGCGTCGAGGACACCACGTACTTCGGCTTGGCCTCCAGCTTGACCGCCCACTCGCGCATCGCCGGCGGTGCCTCCGCGTCGCCGCGGGCGACCGCTGGCCAGTAGCTCTCCATCATCTCGTAGGTGACGCGGCCCCACAGCATCGCCCCGCCCTCATCCAT encodes:
- a CDS encoding dihydrofolate reductase family protein; the encoded protein is MGLLTFSINVTLDGCVDHQEGIADDETHAFFTRLMDEGGAMLWGRVTYEMMESYWPAVARGDAEAPPAMREWAVKLEAKPKYVVSSTRKDFPWTNSHHIADDLRTGVQKLKDATPDGVLLGSGKLATELDRLDLIDEYKFLVHPRIAGHGPTLYESGLPSTRRLELVSAKPLRSGAVAMHYRRAR